Proteins from a single region of Desulfolutivibrio sulfoxidireducens:
- the sfsA gene encoding DNA/RNA nuclease SfsA, producing the protein MGENVIPGVLVVDNAKKVNSRAKAAASPLIVFPGGLRLARLVRRHKRFLVDVRDGSDIFTAHTNNTGSMLGLARPDTPVLLSVSDNPARRLAHTLEMARLDAFGGGFWVGVNTLVPNRLLGAAFAAGRLPEISGDPADAAYDRIRPEPAFARGRLDARLTGPAGTLLVETKNVTLVEDEVALFPDAPTERGRKHLEELVRVAREGRGNGVRAACVFVVQRPDGRCFGPADVIDSDYAALFWRAVDAGVLMWPVRADVGPDGIWLGARLPLVRRPDGLRSG; encoded by the coding sequence ATGGGCGAAAACGTCATCCCGGGCGTCCTTGTAGTGGATAACGCGAAAAAGGTAAATTCTCGGGCGAAGGCGGCCGCCTCCCCCCTGATCGTTTTTCCGGGGGGGCTGCGCCTGGCCAGGCTGGTCCGCCGTCACAAGCGGTTTCTGGTGGACGTGCGCGACGGCTCGGACATTTTCACCGCGCATACCAACAACACCGGGAGCATGCTCGGGCTTGCCCGCCCGGACACGCCGGTCCTTTTGTCCGTAAGCGACAACCCGGCCCGCCGGCTGGCCCACACCCTGGAGATGGCGCGCCTGGACGCCTTCGGGGGCGGATTTTGGGTGGGCGTCAATACCCTTGTTCCCAACCGGCTCCTTGGCGCGGCCTTTGCCGCCGGGCGGTTGCCGGAGATCTCGGGGGACCCGGCCGACGCCGCCTACGACCGCATCCGGCCCGAGCCGGCCTTTGCCCGGGGGCGGCTGGACGCCCGGCTCACCGGCCCCGCCGGGACCCTTCTGGTCGAGACCAAGAACGTGACCCTGGTCGAGGACGAGGTGGCCCTTTTCCCGGACGCGCCCACCGAACGCGGCCGCAAGCACCTGGAAGAACTGGTCCGGGTGGCCCGCGAGGGACGGGGAAACGGGGTGCGGGCGGCCTGTGTTTTCGTGGTGCAGCGGCCGGACGGGCGGTGTTTCGGCCCGGCGGACGTAATCGATTCGGACTATGCGGCGCTTTTCTGGCGGGCCGTGGACGCCGGGGTGCTCATGTGGCCGGTGCGGGCCGACGTGGGCCCCGACGGCATTTGGCTGGGGGCGAGGCTGCCTCTTGTTCGGCGTCCGGATGGCCTCCGGTCGGGGTGA
- a CDS encoding PAS domain-containing hybrid sensor histidine kinase/response regulator: MDTYLTAFRHFPQAVLLVSPRLEIVDLNLAASDLFLAGDSDPSRMSGLQEDIRDWIGGELLQFQAGDKQADLFEKKRRDGFGAKYYRIRLSKTDPQSRDSGLVLIFSEITERLKYLQELVFLATIVESSDDAVIGMATDGKVVSWNRAAERIYGYPAREILGRDVAVLVPPGRRKEFFAYMARVAAGEPLTRLETIRVRKDGGPVHVSLTVSSIRGETGEVMGISCIARDITQRKKAERALRRAKEDAEAASAAKSRFLANISHELRTPLSGIIGMTSLVLGTPLRPDQEELLLLSLRSARDLLGVVNDLLELAAIDSGRTPLRPKPFCLEEFFASVAGMFAVQARAKGLTFDLDIPRDLPTLAEGDPVRLKQVLINLLGNALKFTAEGGMSLTVSLRPPMAGTVGLRETLLGLRIRVSDTGPGIEPELREVVFESFTVGENFLTKRQAGAGLGLAICKRLVEAMGGVIDLESTPGQGSRFTVDLDLVVPPAGSQAAARDPRRETPQSPDADLAGLVVLVVEDEVVNRMVTVKTLKRMGLETVEAQNGVEALDRLARAPVDVVLMDIQMPVMDGIEATRRIRAGTLPGQGKDVPIIALTAHAMPSDRQKILDAGMDGYVAKPFEAWDLCEAIRLVLNQKDRGRPRERQGSGDS, translated from the coding sequence ATGGACACCTACCTCACCGCCTTTCGGCACTTTCCCCAGGCCGTTTTGCTTGTCAGCCCGCGTCTTGAGATCGTGGATCTGAATCTGGCCGCGTCGGACCTGTTTTTAGCCGGCGATTCCGATCCGTCCCGGATGTCGGGACTGCAAGAGGATATTCGGGACTGGATCGGCGGGGAGCTTCTCCAATTCCAGGCCGGCGACAAGCAGGCCGACCTTTTCGAGAAAAAAAGGCGCGACGGTTTCGGGGCCAAGTATTACCGGATACGCCTGTCCAAAACAGATCCCCAAAGCCGCGACTCCGGGTTGGTGCTGATTTTTTCGGAAATCACCGAACGGCTGAAATATCTCCAGGAACTGGTCTTTCTGGCCACCATCGTGGAGTCCTCCGACGATGCGGTCATCGGAATGGCCACGGACGGCAAGGTGGTCAGTTGGAACCGGGCCGCCGAACGCATCTACGGCTACCCCGCCCGGGAGATCCTGGGCCGGGACGTGGCGGTGCTCGTCCCCCCGGGCCGGCGCAAGGAATTTTTCGCCTACATGGCCCGGGTGGCCGCCGGGGAGCCCCTGACCCGGCTGGAGACCATCCGGGTGCGCAAGGACGGAGGGCCGGTGCACGTTTCCCTGACCGTCTCCTCCATCCGGGGCGAGACGGGAGAGGTCATGGGCATCTCCTGCATCGCCCGGGACATCACCCAGCGCAAGAAGGCCGAACGGGCCCTGCGCCGGGCCAAGGAGGACGCCGAGGCCGCAAGCGCGGCCAAAAGCCGGTTTCTGGCCAACATCAGCCACGAACTGCGCACCCCCCTAAGCGGCATCATCGGCATGACCTCCCTGGTCCTGGGCACCCCGCTACGACCCGACCAGGAGGAGCTTCTGCTCCTGTCCCTGCGCTCGGCCAGGGACCTTCTGGGGGTGGTCAACGATCTGCTCGAACTGGCGGCCATCGATTCCGGCCGCACCCCGCTTCGCCCCAAGCCGTTTTGCCTGGAGGAATTCTTTGCCTCCGTGGCCGGAATGTTCGCGGTCCAGGCCAGGGCCAAGGGCCTGACCTTCGATCTGGACATCCCCCGGGATCTGCCGACCCTGGCCGAGGGCGACCCGGTGCGGCTCAAACAGGTGCTCATCAATCTCTTGGGCAACGCCCTGAAATTTACCGCCGAAGGCGGCATGTCCCTGACGGTGAGCCTGCGCCCGCCGATGGCCGGGACCGTGGGCCTGCGCGAGACCCTGCTTGGGCTGCGCATCCGCGTCAGCGACACCGGGCCGGGCATTGAGCCCGAACTTCGGGAAGTCGTGTTCGAGAGCTTCACCGTGGGCGAGAATTTTCTGACCAAGCGCCAGGCCGGGGCCGGCCTGGGGCTGGCCATCTGCAAACGGCTGGTCGAGGCCATGGGCGGGGTCATCGACCTGGAAAGCACGCCCGGCCAGGGCAGCCGGTTCACCGTGGACCTTGATCTGGTCGTCCCCCCGGCCGGGTCCCAAGCCGCGGCCCGGGATCCCCGCCGGGAGACGCCGCAATCCCCGGATGCGGACCTGGCCGGGCTGGTGGTGCTGGTGGTGGAGGACGAGGTCGTCAACCGCATGGTCACGGTCAAGACCCTCAAGCGGATGGGCCTCGAGACGGTCGAGGCCCAAAACGGCGTCGAGGCCCTGGACAGGCTGGCCCGGGCACCCGTGGACGTGGTGCTCATGGACATCCAGATGCCGGTCATGGACGGCATCGAGGCCACACGGCGCATCCGGGCCGGGACGCTCCCGGGACAAGGCAAAGACGTGCCCATCATCGCCTTGACCGCACATGCCATGCCCAGCGACAGGCAAAAGATCCTCGACGCGGGCATGGACGGGTATGTGGCCAAGCCCTTCGAGGCCTGGGACCTGTGCGAGGCCATCCGTCTTGTCCTGAACCAAAAGGACCGGGGACGCCCGCGTGAACGCCAGGGGAGCGGTGATTCGTGA
- a CDS encoding Lon protease family protein: MTILLPPERLRTACDPVSIPAEDSRGIPEDPQALAKTQPRAHSALEMALAIKSREYNVYLAGDPHLGRTYFTRSFLDPAAATSATPPDLVYVHNFEDPDRPRIISLPAGQGRRLKAALAKTMADIRDDIPAHFEREAYVAKRQTLLRGFNSGRDELYADMEGRAKDEGFNLALDDQGALTLYPLLEGKVVSDEEFEHLEPGLKKELKAKGDRLLEEMGEYLRRISREERGLRDQEKSLDRETAAEVLDARLAPLGEEFGQTPALADYFKALREDMLDNVDVLAAPSGPGGQGGGPQSSPAHVGHAGLPGPGGHGDAGPLDDIFYRYEINLFVDNSQTRGAPVIVEDHPTYFNLMGCIERESELGALYTDFTLVKAGSLHRANGGFLIVKVDDLVQNPTAWEGLLRALRSGLARVEDPSEGAEHARTRTIEPEPLQLDVKVVLVGLDETYELLLYTDERFQKLFKLKAHLQDAMKRTPENTAILVSLLCRIIRAASLLPFDRDALAALVDHASLLAEDQEKLSLKLPLLRELMIEAEALARMGGADMVGRGHLARAVKARNYRAELFEEEYLAEYDREMLKVATSGTAVGRANGLSVRMIGDHAFGLPHQIACTVGVGHGGIMDLEREAELGGPIHTKGMMILKSYLVGRFAQDKPLVLTGSLCFEQSYAEVEGDSASGAELAALLSALAERPIRLCHAFTGAVSQSGAILAVGGVNEKIEGFFAVCRRRGLTGEQGVLLPADNVDNLMLDEEVVEAVRQGLFHIFPVRRIEEAMEILTGIPAGRRGADGSFPSGSLFGLVDERLTRLARLARRPAREDAWGPAAGPLGPGWPADQGGPAGTGRGPGK, encoded by the coding sequence ATGACAATCCTTCTGCCGCCGGAGCGCCTCCGGACAGCCTGTGACCCCGTCTCCATTCCGGCCGAGGACAGCCGGGGCATCCCCGAGGACCCCCAGGCCCTGGCCAAGACCCAGCCCCGGGCCCACTCCGCCCTGGAAATGGCCCTGGCCATCAAAAGCCGCGAGTACAACGTCTATCTGGCCGGGGACCCGCATCTGGGCCGCACCTATTTCACCCGGTCCTTCCTGGACCCGGCCGCGGCCACGTCCGCCACCCCCCCCGACCTGGTCTATGTCCACAACTTCGAGGACCCCGATCGTCCCCGGATCATCAGCCTTCCGGCCGGCCAGGGCCGCCGGCTCAAGGCCGCGCTGGCCAAGACCATGGCCGATATCCGGGACGACATCCCGGCCCATTTCGAGCGCGAGGCCTATGTGGCCAAGCGCCAGACCCTGCTTCGCGGCTTCAACTCCGGCCGCGACGAGCTCTATGCCGACATGGAGGGCCGGGCCAAGGACGAGGGCTTCAACCTGGCCCTGGACGACCAGGGGGCGCTGACCCTGTATCCGCTGCTGGAAGGCAAGGTGGTCAGCGACGAGGAGTTTGAACACCTCGAGCCCGGGCTTAAAAAGGAGCTCAAGGCCAAGGGGGACCGCCTTCTGGAGGAGATGGGGGAATACCTGCGGCGCATAAGCCGCGAGGAGCGCGGACTTAGGGACCAGGAAAAAAGCCTGGATCGGGAGACCGCCGCCGAGGTCCTGGACGCCAGACTGGCCCCCCTTGGCGAGGAGTTCGGCCAGACCCCGGCCCTGGCCGACTATTTCAAGGCCCTGCGCGAGGACATGCTGGACAATGTGGACGTCCTGGCCGCGCCGTCCGGTCCGGGCGGCCAGGGCGGCGGCCCGCAGTCCTCCCCGGCCCATGTCGGACACGCCGGACTGCCCGGTCCGGGCGGTCACGGCGACGCCGGCCCCCTGGACGACATCTTTTATCGCTACGAGATCAACCTGTTCGTGGACAACTCCCAGACCCGGGGCGCGCCGGTCATCGTGGAGGATCACCCCACCTATTTCAACCTCATGGGCTGCATCGAGCGGGAATCCGAACTCGGCGCCCTGTATACGGATTTCACCCTGGTCAAGGCCGGGTCCCTGCACCGGGCAAACGGGGGGTTTCTCATCGTCAAGGTGGACGACCTGGTGCAAAATCCCACGGCCTGGGAAGGGCTTTTGCGGGCCCTGCGCTCCGGGCTGGCCCGGGTGGAGGACCCCTCCGAGGGCGCGGAGCACGCCCGCACCAGGACCATAGAGCCGGAACCCCTGCAACTCGACGTCAAGGTCGTCCTGGTGGGCCTGGACGAGACCTATGAGCTGTTGCTGTACACCGACGAACGCTTCCAGAAGCTTTTCAAGCTGAAGGCCCATCTCCAGGACGCCATGAAGCGCACCCCGGAGAACACGGCCATCCTGGTCAGTCTGCTGTGCCGCATCATTCGCGCCGCCTCGCTTCTGCCCTTCGACCGGGACGCCCTGGCCGCCCTGGTGGACCATGCCTCGCTTCTGGCCGAGGATCAGGAAAAACTCTCCCTCAAGCTGCCCCTTTTGCGCGAACTCATGATCGAGGCCGAGGCCCTGGCCCGCATGGGCGGCGCGGACATGGTCGGCCGGGGCCATCTCGCCCGGGCCGTCAAGGCTCGCAATTACCGGGCGGAACTCTTCGAGGAGGAGTACCTGGCCGAATACGACCGGGAGATGCTCAAGGTGGCCACCTCGGGCACGGCCGTGGGCCGGGCCAACGGCCTGTCCGTGCGCATGATCGGGGACCACGCCTTCGGGCTGCCGCACCAGATCGCCTGCACTGTGGGCGTGGGCCACGGCGGCATCATGGACCTGGAACGCGAGGCCGAGCTTGGCGGCCCCATCCACACCAAGGGCATGATGATCTTAAAAAGCTACCTGGTGGGCCGTTTCGCCCAGGACAAGCCGTTGGTGCTCACTGGGTCGCTGTGCTTCGAGCAAAGCTACGCCGAGGTGGAGGGGGATTCGGCCTCGGGCGCGGAGCTGGCCGCCCTGCTTTCGGCCCTGGCCGAGCGCCCCATCCGCCTGTGTCACGCCTTTACCGGCGCGGTGTCCCAGTCCGGGGCCATCCTGGCTGTGGGCGGGGTCAACGAGAAGATCGAGGGCTTTTTCGCCGTGTGCCGCCGGCGCGGCCTGACCGGGGAGCAGGGGGTGCTGTTGCCGGCGGACAACGTGGACAACCTCATGCTTGACGAGGAGGTCGTGGAGGCCGTGCGTCAGGGCCTGTTCCACATCTTTCCCGTGCGCCGCATCGAGGAGGCCATGGAAATATTGACCGGCATCCCGGCCGGGCGGCGCGGGGCGGACGGCTCGTTTCCGTCCGGGAGCCTCTTCGGACTGGTGGATGAACGGCTGACCCGCCTGGCCCGGCTGGCCCGGCGGCCGGCCCGGGAGGATGCGTGGGGGCCGGCGGCCGGTCCCCTGGGGCCGGGGTGGCCGGCCGATCAGGGCGGCCCGGCCGGGACGGGCCGAGGACCGGGCAAATGA